From the genome of Nicotiana sylvestris chromosome 2, ASM39365v2, whole genome shotgun sequence, one region includes:
- the LOC138884876 gene encoding uncharacterized protein: MGSLAYILVGERPLASDVQALANQFVRLDVSEPSHVQACTVAQSSLYERIRGRQYNDPYLLVLRDIMRHGGSKQVTIGDDRILRMQSRICVPNMDGLLELIIEEAYSSWYSIHPGAVKIDHDLRHHYWWRKMKKDKVPYVAWCLHCQQVKYEHQRPGGLL, encoded by the coding sequence atgggcagccttgcgtacattctagttggtgagagaccgcttgcatcagatgttcaggctttggccaatcagttcgtaaggttagatgtttcagagcccagtcATGTTCAAGCTTGTACAGTCGCTCAGTCTTCCTTGTATGAGCGCATCAGAGGGCGGCAGTAtaatgacccttatttgcttgtccttagggacataatGCGGCATGGtggttccaagcaggttactattggagatgatagGATTTTGAGGATGCAgagtcgtatttgtgtgcccaatatggatgggcttcttGAGTTGATTAttgaggaggcctatagttcctggtattctatccatccgggtgctgtCAAGATAGATCATGACTTGcggcatcattattggtggagaaagaTGAAGAAGGATAAAGTTCcatatgtagcttggtgtctacattgtcagcaagtaaagtacgagcatcagagacctggtggtttgctttag